Proteins co-encoded in one Bdellovibrionales bacterium genomic window:
- the gmd gene encoding GDP-mannose 4,6-dehydratase — protein MKRALITGITGQDGSYLAELLLGKGYKVYGLVRRSSNPVTDRIKDILPKVELLPGDLLDQVSLLEAVEQSNPDEVYNLAAQSFVQTSWNQPVLTADFTAVGVTKLLEAVRRAAPKARFYQASSSEMYGKVQAVPQDENTSFYPRSPYGVAKLYGHWITINYRESFNMHATSGILFNHESPRRGFEFVTRKITHQVAMIKHGLATELRLGNMDAKRDWGFAGDYVEAMWLMLQQDKADDYVIATNETHTVKEFVELAFERADLDWQKYVKIDERFMRPAEVDLLIGDYAKAKKDLGWEPKTSFKQLVHMMVDSDIQLVKAMN, from the coding sequence TCGCTCGAGCAATCCGGTCACGGACCGCATTAAAGATATTTTACCTAAGGTAGAACTTCTTCCTGGCGATCTTTTGGATCAAGTTTCATTACTTGAGGCGGTGGAACAGTCTAATCCTGACGAGGTTTACAACCTCGCGGCGCAGAGCTTTGTGCAGACCTCCTGGAACCAGCCGGTATTGACTGCAGACTTTACCGCGGTGGGCGTGACCAAACTCCTCGAAGCCGTAAGGCGCGCGGCCCCTAAAGCACGATTCTATCAAGCCTCTTCCAGCGAAATGTACGGTAAAGTTCAGGCGGTTCCGCAAGACGAGAACACGTCGTTTTATCCTCGCTCTCCTTATGGAGTGGCTAAGCTCTATGGCCACTGGATCACAATTAACTATCGTGAATCTTTCAATATGCACGCCACCAGCGGGATATTGTTCAATCACGAAAGCCCTCGCCGAGGATTTGAATTCGTCACTCGCAAAATCACCCATCAAGTGGCAATGATCAAGCATGGACTCGCGACGGAATTGCGTTTAGGCAACATGGATGCAAAGCGGGATTGGGGATTTGCAGGAGATTACGTGGAAGCCATGTGGCTCATGCTTCAGCAGGATAAAGCGGACGACTATGTGATCGCGACGAACGAAACTCATACTGTTAAAGAATTCGTGGAGTTAGCTTTTGAACGTGCGGATCTCGACTGGCAAAAATATGTAAAAATCGATGAGCGCTTTATGCGTCCAGCAGAAGTGGATCTTCTTATCGGGGATTATGCGAAAGCAAAAAAAGATCTCGGCTGGGAACCTAAGACCTCATTCAAACAGCTTGTGCACATGATGGTCGATTCGGATATTCAATTAGTTAAAGCCATGAACTAA
- a CDS encoding NAD(P)-dependent oxidoreductase encodes MRVLFTGGNGFIGRHLQKKLQQENIEVVAPVIDLLETDKWRNTIESTDFDVFVHLAGMSSVPECEKQVTNTFRINVESTYHLASMVAEIQPKAHFIFPSTGQIYDVSYSSEEGHIYSEQDKIAPRNLYALSKYLAEESLRTLVKNKKLKTTVLRIFTHIHKSQRPDFFLASVYQQLLLAKSEGRRKADVVVGNINIERDFGVIQDLISALALLIHRGPAHAHEMNVFQISSGTSKNLKSLIETLAAKMDMVVDCKVDEKLFRGNEPKVINASYDKFRAVYGWKPKQSKSEEILITAFLENL; translated from the coding sequence ATGAGAGTGTTATTCACTGGTGGCAATGGGTTCATCGGTCGCCATCTGCAGAAAAAACTTCAGCAGGAAAATATAGAGGTGGTAGCTCCGGTCATCGACCTGCTGGAGACTGACAAGTGGCGTAACACTATCGAATCGACCGACTTCGATGTTTTTGTCCATCTCGCGGGCATGAGTTCTGTGCCCGAATGTGAAAAACAAGTTACCAATACTTTTAGAATTAATGTCGAGTCCACCTATCACCTGGCTTCGATGGTTGCTGAAATTCAGCCAAAGGCCCATTTTATTTTTCCGAGCACTGGCCAGATCTACGATGTGTCTTATAGCTCTGAGGAAGGTCATATTTACTCCGAACAGGATAAAATCGCACCTCGGAATCTGTACGCCCTTAGTAAATATTTGGCCGAAGAATCTCTTAGAACTCTTGTTAAAAACAAAAAATTGAAAACCACTGTTCTCAGAATTTTTACGCACATCCATAAGTCTCAACGACCCGATTTCTTTTTAGCGTCGGTTTATCAGCAGCTCCTCCTCGCCAAAAGCGAGGGAAGAAGGAAGGCGGATGTTGTCGTTGGAAATATTAACATCGAGAGAGATTTTGGAGTCATTCAGGATTTGATATCGGCCTTAGCCCTATTGATTCATCGTGGGCCGGCGCATGCGCATGAAATGAACGTCTTTCAAATTTCGTCAGGAACTAGCAAGAATCTCAAAAGCCTCATCGAGACCCTCGCTGCAAAAATGGACATGGTTGTCGATTGCAAGGTTGACGAAAAATTGTTTCGAGGGAACGAGCCTAAGGTGATTAACGCATCATATGATAAGTTTCGGGCTGTTTACGGATGGAAACCAAAGCAGTCGAAATCTGAAGAGATTTTAATAACCGCTTTCTTAGAAAATCTGTGA
- a CDS encoding FkbM family methyltransferase, with protein sequence MRYFGQFEPPVDKFIYERYFKYLDRKGSFIECGAFDGISESSCYIFEALLGWSAINVEPSPIPYQTLKLNRPNSININKALSNRRGQLTFKLAIHPTLNHAFGNSSLSHSDAHLRELEGSGCTFENILVETVTYDDLITEVKLKSLDLFVLDVEGHEINVLESMRDSRLGIFPTVFVVEHGHLGVEKLREIIEPLGYLYDVSSHVNSYFVRTEAGGHVLRSMSDHDSQLLLESGIKDLTSKFDKLMGNLILERDSLRTEIIMIKSSPSWKLTIPLRFCKKVFKSIIRKILRVDAPQ encoded by the coding sequence ATGCGCTATTTTGGACAGTTTGAACCACCCGTTGATAAGTTCATTTATGAAAGGTACTTTAAGTATCTGGATCGTAAGGGAAGTTTTATTGAATGTGGTGCGTTTGATGGAATTTCCGAATCCTCATGTTATATTTTTGAAGCTTTGCTTGGCTGGAGTGCGATTAATGTCGAGCCTTCGCCGATACCGTATCAGACGTTGAAGCTCAATAGACCAAATTCGATCAATATAAATAAAGCCTTATCGAATCGTAGAGGTCAGCTGACATTTAAATTGGCTATTCATCCCACCCTTAATCATGCTTTCGGAAACAGTTCACTATCACATAGTGATGCCCATCTGCGTGAACTGGAGGGGTCCGGGTGTACGTTCGAAAACATTCTTGTGGAGACGGTGACCTATGATGACTTAATCACTGAAGTAAAATTAAAAAGCCTCGATCTATTCGTTCTTGATGTCGAAGGTCATGAGATCAATGTGTTAGAAAGCATGCGTGATTCGCGATTAGGAATCTTTCCTACGGTATTTGTTGTAGAGCACGGTCATTTAGGGGTCGAAAAGCTTCGCGAAATAATTGAACCGCTAGGATACTTATACGATGTGAGTTCCCACGTGAATTCCTACTTTGTCAGAACTGAGGCGGGAGGCCATGTGCTTCGGTCTATGTCTGACCACGATTCACAGTTATTATTGGAGTCTGGGATTAAGGATCTAACCTCTAAATTCGATAAATTGATGGGTAATCTAATACTGGAGAGGGATTCTTTGAGAACAGAAATTATAATGATTAAGAGTTCGCCGTCTTGGAAGTTAACAATTCCCCTAAGATTCTGTAAAAAGGTCTTTAAAAGTATCATTCGTAAGATCCTTCGTGTTGACGCACCTCAATAG
- a CDS encoding SDR family oxidoreductase has protein sequence MGTILITGCSKGIGRYLTEQYCNQGHKVIGVSRSVCDFAHSQFLHFVCDVSDESSVIETILKIRLTEPEGIDVLINNAGIASMNHVLLTPSSTLHKLFSTNVYGTFFFSREAAKLMKKRKRARIINFSTVAVPLSLEGEAVYAASKSAVETLTKIMAKELAGFSITVNAVGPTPIETDLIKNVPKNKLEDLLKSQAIRRFGTFADVKNVIDFYMSDQSDFITGQVIYLGGVS, from the coding sequence ATGGGAACGATTTTGATTACTGGATGCTCTAAAGGCATTGGAAGATATTTGACGGAACAGTATTGTAATCAAGGTCACAAAGTAATTGGCGTCAGCAGATCTGTTTGCGATTTTGCGCATTCGCAATTCCTCCACTTTGTTTGTGATGTTTCCGATGAAAGCTCTGTCATTGAAACAATTTTAAAAATCCGGTTAACTGAACCAGAAGGCATCGATGTCTTGATAAACAATGCAGGTATTGCATCGATGAATCATGTATTACTCACTCCTTCGTCCACCCTACATAAGCTTTTTAGCACTAACGTTTATGGAACCTTTTTCTTTTCTAGAGAAGCTGCAAAATTAATGAAAAAACGCAAACGGGCTCGGATAATTAACTTTTCAACCGTAGCGGTTCCTCTCAGTCTTGAGGGTGAAGCAGTATATGCGGCATCAAAAAGTGCTGTGGAGACTCTTACCAAAATCATGGCAAAAGAACTTGCAGGTTTTTCTATTACAGTAAATGCCGTTGGTCCAACACCAATCGAAACTGACTTGATAAAGAATGTTCCCAAAAATAAACTTGAGGATTTACTTAAATCACAAGCAATTCGGAGATTCGGTACGTTTGCAGATGTAAAGAATGTTATTGATTTTTACATGAGCGATCAGTCAGATTTTATAACTGGCCAGGTGATCTATCTTGGAGGTGTAAGCTGA
- a CDS encoding fatty acid--CoA ligase family protein: MTIEGDYNPLSIAFLLATIERKGVAVPLTESVKAKKDEFKRIAQVNVEVKISQDGELISLHRNERPVTHEILIDLKSKEHPGLILFSSGSTGASKAAVHDMVPFLEKFKVRRHSKRAISFLLFDHIGGLNTLFYALSNGGTVITVSDRSPNVVLEAIQKHRVEVLPTSPTFLNLLLLSESLETYDLSSLKLITYGTEMMPESTLTRIRETLPKVELLQTYGLSEVGILRSKSESSDSLWVKIGGEGYETRVRDNMLEIKAKSAMLGYLNAPSPFTEDGWFITKDLVETKGEYFKFLGRQSDVINIGGEKVYPAEIESEIISFPQVIDVIVHSEKNAIAGNIVVAKVCLKPGTDESAFKIQLRRDLLMRLPSYKVPQKLLFFKEPFHTERFKRSRS; this comes from the coding sequence GTGACAATTGAGGGTGATTACAATCCACTTTCGATCGCTTTTTTACTTGCGACCATAGAGCGAAAAGGCGTCGCAGTCCCTTTAACAGAGTCTGTAAAGGCTAAAAAAGACGAGTTTAAGCGGATAGCCCAGGTCAATGTGGAAGTTAAGATATCTCAAGATGGGGAGTTGATTTCCTTGCATCGCAATGAGCGCCCTGTTACGCACGAGATCTTGATAGATTTGAAGTCTAAAGAGCATCCGGGTTTGATTCTTTTCTCGTCAGGCTCGACGGGAGCAAGTAAGGCTGCCGTGCATGATATGGTCCCCTTCCTGGAGAAGTTTAAGGTAAGGCGGCATTCAAAGCGCGCTATCTCATTTCTATTATTTGATCACATTGGCGGATTGAACACATTATTTTATGCTCTTTCTAACGGCGGTACTGTGATTACTGTTTCAGATCGTTCGCCAAATGTTGTGCTTGAAGCAATTCAAAAGCATAGAGTTGAAGTTTTACCAACATCACCGACATTTTTGAATCTTCTTCTGCTGAGTGAAAGTTTGGAAACATATGACCTTTCCAGCTTAAAGTTGATCACTTATGGGACGGAAATGATGCCTGAGTCTACATTAACTAGGATTCGGGAAACTCTACCAAAAGTAGAGTTATTGCAGACTTATGGACTGTCTGAAGTGGGAATACTGCGGTCTAAATCTGAATCTTCAGACTCCCTTTGGGTCAAAATAGGTGGAGAAGGATACGAAACTAGAGTGCGGGATAACATGTTAGAGATTAAGGCGAAGTCTGCAATGCTTGGTTATTTGAACGCACCCTCTCCTTTTACCGAAGACGGCTGGTTCATCACAAAAGATTTAGTTGAGACTAAGGGTGAGTATTTTAAATTTTTAGGACGGCAGTCCGACGTAATAAATATTGGTGGAGAAAAAGTCTATCCTGCAGAGATTGAAAGTGAAATTATATCGTTTCCTCAAGTCATCGATGTGATCGTGCATTCGGAGAAGAATGCAATTGCGGGTAATATTGTTGTGGCAAAAGTTTGTTTGAAGCCCGGGACTGATGAGAGCGCGTTTAAAATACAGCTAAGAAGAGACCTTCTTATGCGTTTACCCTCTTATAAGGTTCCACAAAAGTTATTGTTTTTTAAGGAGCCGTTTCATACCGAACGGTTTAAAAGAAGTAGGTCCTAA
- a CDS encoding DegT/DnrJ/EryC1/StrS family aminotransferase yields the protein MKIPVAKPSLSGNERKYVLECIETEWISSNGKYIGKFEDAFSKYVGVKHALTCSNGTVALHLPLMAMGVGPGDEVIVPTLTYIATANVVKYVGANLVLADCDPLNWTVTAKDIEAKITTKTKAIIIVHLYGHPVDMDPIMDLARKHNIYVIEDCAESLGATYKDRPTGCIGHVGTFSFFGNKTITTGEGGMVTTNDDDLAAKMRMLKGQGMDPSKRYWHPIVGYNYRMTNIQAAIGLAQLERIGWHLEQRRRVAGTYSKELMARDLPLAVQRESENIYHSYWMFSVVLESGVRVSRDELIMEMDKNGVETRPIFYPMHIMPPHLSSEKFPVAEKIASNGLNLPTFSELTNEQIKIVVDTLESIVRK from the coding sequence ATGAAAATTCCTGTAGCAAAACCTTCCTTGTCTGGAAACGAACGAAAGTATGTTTTGGAGTGTATTGAAACTGAATGGATTTCCTCTAATGGGAAATATATAGGTAAGTTTGAGGATGCGTTTAGTAAATATGTTGGGGTGAAGCACGCGCTCACATGTTCAAATGGAACAGTCGCATTACATTTACCTCTGATGGCAATGGGAGTAGGGCCTGGAGATGAAGTTATCGTTCCCACGCTTACCTATATTGCCACGGCGAATGTCGTCAAATATGTCGGAGCCAATTTAGTTTTGGCGGATTGCGATCCATTGAATTGGACCGTCACTGCAAAAGACATCGAGGCGAAGATTACGACTAAAACGAAGGCAATTATTATCGTTCATCTTTATGGCCATCCGGTGGATATGGATCCGATTATGGATCTTGCAAGGAAACACAATATCTACGTTATTGAAGACTGCGCGGAGTCTCTTGGCGCTACTTATAAGGATCGACCCACTGGCTGTATTGGGCATGTAGGTACCTTTAGCTTTTTTGGGAACAAAACTATTACTACAGGTGAAGGTGGAATGGTTACCACGAACGATGACGATCTCGCTGCAAAAATGCGCATGCTTAAAGGGCAGGGTATGGATCCTAGTAAACGTTACTGGCATCCCATTGTTGGTTATAATTATAGAATGACGAATATACAGGCGGCAATTGGTCTGGCCCAGCTTGAAAGAATAGGCTGGCATCTTGAGCAGCGCCGTCGAGTCGCAGGTACCTACTCAAAAGAGCTTATGGCACGTGATTTACCATTAGCAGTTCAGAGAGAATCGGAGAATATTTACCATTCTTATTGGATGTTTTCCGTCGTACTAGAGAGCGGTGTCAGGGTCAGTCGTGACGAGTTAATTATGGAAATGGACAAAAATGGCGTGGAAACTAGGCCTATATTCTATCCTATGCACATTATGCCACCCCATTTATCGTCTGAAAAATTTCCGGTTGCAGAAAAAATTGCATCCAATGGATTGAATCTGCCAACTTTTTCGGAGTTAACGAATGAGCAGATAAAAATTGTCGTGGATACATTAGAGTCTATTGTACGGAAATAG
- a CDS encoding GtrA family protein, with protein sequence MHKELFKFLIVGSITFLVDFFTYTVLVSVEFHPSPSKFFSFLAGTCFSYYANKNFTFKENRVSDNDSMRFCLLYGFSLLVNVGVNYMTLQIFGESSVQLAFFTATAASTIINFFGQKFWVFKDSHYTS encoded by the coding sequence ATGCACAAAGAGTTATTCAAATTCCTAATCGTAGGTTCAATAACATTCCTCGTCGACTTCTTTACCTACACCGTTCTGGTCAGTGTGGAATTCCACCCATCACCATCGAAGTTTTTTTCATTTCTGGCTGGGACATGTTTCTCCTATTACGCAAATAAAAACTTCACCTTTAAAGAAAATAGAGTTTCCGATAACGATTCCATGCGGTTCTGCTTACTTTACGGGTTCAGCTTACTTGTAAACGTGGGGGTAAATTATATGACTCTTCAAATCTTCGGTGAAAGCTCTGTCCAATTGGCATTTTTTACGGCTACCGCCGCATCAACGATTATCAATTTTTTTGGCCAAAAATTCTGGGTCTTTAAAGACTCACATTATACTTCTTAA